GTGCAGCAGTCAGAGTTTCTGCAAAAATCAAATGATCCACACAAATACAGTAATTGAAAGTACAATAGAGAAACTATTTGCATTCGTTTAAGCAAAAGTGGTTGAGAGAAACCACAAAGAGATGGTCAAGCTCTCTGGGTTGGCAACAGCAGGGAGACATTATCACTCCTTGGCATGAAGAGATGAGGGAGGGAGCAGTTCTTATAACCCAGTAAGAAATGAGGCATTCAGTTACTGCCACTGTAGCCCAGCTGGGAGGAAGTCAGAGAAATAAATAGCATAATATCACACTCCTCCTACCCTCTGATTTCCTCTGCTGATGTTGCCATTGGTCTAACCCAACTGAAACCAGAGGGCAAGGGGACCGGTTAAGGAACACCTCCCAGGATTCGGCATGAGGCGCCAAGGGGCAGAAAGTTGATCTGCGAAACCATGCAAAAAATACCCTACATGGTTTCTGCTACATGCAGCATTATACCATTCGGTGGTCATTCCCTCCACTGACTGACTGCTGTGTGGGTCTCACCTGACTACTGACTTGTAACACAAGGCTCTCTGTGGTTCTGAAATATTCTCCAAATCTATAACTGACCACCCTAGGCTGTGGACTTCTCCATcttgaggtttttgttgttgttgttgttgttttttagatggagtcttctccattgcccaggctggagtgcagtggcatgatcttggctcgctgcaacctccacctcctgggttcaagcgattttcctccctcagtctcctgagtagctgagattacatgcatgagccactgcatctggttcCCACCTTGACTTTTGAAAACAGGGAAATGATTGTATGTGATTGTATGTGAAATAATTCCCAAATTCTGTTCTTCATAACCTTGACATTTTCTGTAAGTTCTTCCACCCAGCATCACTAAAACCCTTCAAGTCCAAGTCCCTGAAGCTCCACCCCACTGTCTTAAGAGGTACCATACATGCTGCTCCCTGGGTCCTAACACACTTCCCCTGCACCTTCTTCAAAATGCTTCAAGAATTTCCCTGGTCATTGGGCCAAggccatctcaacaaaaaattctATATACTTCCTACCTACTTGCAAAAATGTGACATTTAAAATTAGCCTTTGAAGAGTTGCATGTAATTTCTGAGGACAGAATCAGATTTTAACATCCTAGGCCAGCTCACATTTGAAATGAAATcttccagaggctgagggaggaagaaagTGAGCCATAATGAAAAGCAGCCAGTACTGGAAATAAAGAGCCTGGATTTTAGTCACAGTTCCACTGCTGAGCAGCTGAGCAACCTCGGGGAAGGTACATAAGCCTGAGTCTATCCTCAGAAATAGCAGGGAACTGAGTGAAATGATCCTCAAGACTTACTGTGTGAGTATTCAAAGCTCTtaagaatatttgtaaattaaagaacccttaaaatggggatgatgaacCTGTTTGAGGCAAAATTATATTTCTTCCATGTAaccaatggagtccaaatcacttATGGGAGAAACAGTGTTTCCTTCCTGAGCGTTGCCCTTTTCTCaggaaaatgcatttttattcaaGATTTTCTTTAGAGCAACTTTGACGCCCTTATTCCTCAGGCTATAAATTAATGGGTTGAGCATGGGCACCACAGTGGTATAGAATAGGGAAGACACCTTGCCCTGGTTCATAGGTAAAAGAGAAGAGGGTTTGAGATACATGAATGCTCCTAACCCAAAGAACAGAGAAACTGCAATTATGTGGGAGCTGCAGGTGCTGAAGGCTTTGGACTTGCCCTCCGTGGAACGAATGTGGAAGATTCTGGAGAGAATGAGAGCATAGGAAATGAAGATGGTGACTGTGGGCACACCAATATCAATACCCACAACAACAAACACTACAAGCTCATTCACATAAGTGCTGGTGCAAGCGAGCTTGAGAAGGGGAAGGATGTCACACATGTAGTGGTTGACAAGGTTATTGGCACAGAATGTCACACCCATTATGCACGCTGTGTGGGCCATGGCCCCAGCAAACCCCATCCCATAGACACCCAACAAAAGGAGCAACCACACCTGGGGAGACATGGTGACCATGTACCACAGTGGGTTACAGATGGCCACATAGCGGTCATACGCCATTGCTGACAGGATGAAGGACTCAGagacaacaaagaaaagaaagaagaagagctgAGTCATACACCCAGCGTAGGAGATGCTGTTCTTCTTTGAGACAAAGCtcatcagcattttgggagtgaTAACACTGGAACAGCAGAAATCTATGAAGGGCAAGTTATAGAGGAAGAAGTACATAGGGGTGTGCAAGTGAGAGTTGAGCCTTATCAGGGTTATC
The nucleotide sequence above comes from Symphalangus syndactylus isolate Jambi chromosome 3, NHGRI_mSymSyn1-v2.1_pri, whole genome shotgun sequence. Encoded proteins:
- the OR8B8 gene encoding olfactory receptor 8B8, producing the protein MTMAAENSSFVTEFILAGLTDKPGVQIPLFFLFLGFYVVTVVGNLDLITLIRLNSHLHTPMYFFLYNLPFIDFCCSSVITPKMLMSFVSKKNSISYAGCMTQLFFFLFFVVSESFILSAMAYDRYVAICNPLWYMVTMSPQVWLLLLLGVYGMGFAGAMAHTACIMGVTFCANNLVNHYMCDILPLLKLACTSTYVNELVVFVVVGIDIGVPTVTIFISYALILSRIFHIRSTEGKSKAFSTCSSHIIAVSLFFGLGAFMYLKPSSLLPMNQGKVSSLFYTTVVPMLNPLIYSLRNKGVKVALKKILNKNAFS